The nucleotide window TCTCGGACTTCAATATTCCCCCCGATTTTAAAGATAGGATTTCCTTTCGCCATTTCCACTGCTTCATCTATAGATTCTGCCCGTACAATAATATATCCGCTGATGAACTCCTTAATCTCGGTATAAGGGCCGTCCGTTACAATATTGTCAGGCTTTACAGTTTTAGCGGTACCGCGAGCAGGTAATAAAGTATTCCCTTTATCCACCAGTTTGTTTTGGGCTGCAATGCTTCCCAGCCAGGCCATACGCTCCCGGATCTGTTCCGGAGAAGGGTTGAAATCAGAAATATCTTTCAGTCTGAAGATCAATGCAAATTCTTTCATAATTATCTTTTTTTTATGACGAGCGGAGGGGTATGTATGGGGACAGAATTTTAAGTATATTTTTATTTGTCAAGTAAAGGTCTCGGATCAAACAGGACCTTTAAAGTATGGATCTTTCCATCCTGTATTTGATACCATCCTGAAGATTCTATTGTTTTTTCTCCCATGTTGATATTATACCAGAAGCATACATCTTCTCCGGACGTAAAAGTCTTAAGAATTTCATACTTGAATTTCATCTGCTTCATATCTTTAATATAGACTGAAGCTCCGTCTCTTTTTCCCAATACTCCTATAAATTTAAAATCAGGATCAAGACAACTTTCCGCTTTGTCAAAATTTTCTTCATTTAAATACCGGATAAACTGTTCTGCTGTGTTTTGGGTTGTATTGTCCATAAATGTTGTTTTTATTGTTGAATACAAAATTAACAGATTAATAAAGTTTCCACTTGTGACTATAATCACAAAATGTTATGCTGCTATTTTAAAAGAGGAATTCTTCCCTGAGCATAAGCAATCTGCTCTTTTTCCTTTTCCTGGTCAGGCTTGTTTTTAAGATATAGCTGATAATACATGGCTGCATTTTTAGGCTGCTTCAGATTGAGGTCATAGAGAAGTCCTAAGCGGTAATAAATAATATTGCTGGTACCGAATGTTAATCCTCTTTTATAAGCGGTTACCGCATCGTTATACTGGTTTTTGGCTTCATAAATACCTGCCAGCGCAGCATAATAGAGAGTGGTGTGTTTTGAAATAGCTTCATCAATCGTTTTTTGTGCATAGATTTCAGCTTTATTATAATCTTTCAGCTCACGATAACTTAAGGCCATATAATAGAATGTGCCTTCATTTTGCACTCCCATATCTTCCAATGTCCTGTACATCATAATGCATTTCTGATAATCCTTTACATAAAAATAAGCCTGTCCCATATCGTTCATTACATTGATGTCAGCATGGTTTTTCAGCAGTTTTTCGCCGGTCTCAATCACTTCCGGATATTTGGTTAGCTGGTTCGCAACCGGTAATAAAGCCTGCTGTAAAGTGAAATTTTCCGCATCGGCAGCGATGGCTGTTTTCAATACATCATAAGCGGGCTGGTATTGTTTGAGGCCGCTGTAGGTTAAAGAAAGGTCATAAGCTACATCAGGATCAGTAGCATTAATAGCATTGGCTTTTTTGAGATAATCGAGTCTGGACTCAGGTTTGTCTGCATAAGCAGCAAGTTGTTTGTAAGCACTGAAGTTAAGGCTGTCAAGCTGAATAATCTGCTGAAGATAGGCTTTGGCATTAGCAACATTTCCCCGTCTGGAATTAATACCGGCCAAACTGAATAGAGTAGGCAGGCTGTTCGGCTGAAGACGGTTAATTTTAAGATAGTTTTTCTCTGCTTCCGGTAGTTTACCGGCCATCATATTACAATAAGCTATTTGCGAAAGGGCTTTTATATCCTCTGTTTCTCCGGGATATATGCTCTGAAGATACTGAGCTGCATCGGCATAACGTTGTGTTTCATAATACTCAAGAAGTTTTTCAGTATCAATTTTTGCGGATTGGGCTGTGATACTGTTAAAACCCAACAGAATAATACACAAACAGATTCCTGTTTTCATCATGGTTATTTTTTAACTAAAATATTGGTTATTTGGCAAGATTCCAAATTTTAGACTCACTTATTAGGGGTTTTTTTAATCTTATAGATGATTTAATGGTAAAAACCAAAATCTTATATCTTTAGATTTCTTATATTCACCTTACAGAAAAAGCACCTGATAAAACAAAAGATATGGAAATAAAAACAGTACAGTCATTCATAGATTATTATGGAAAAATAAGAGAAAGAACCAATCGTATTATAGAAATTGTTCCTCCCGAGCATATTGATTTTACCTATAAACCCGGAAAATTTACCATTGGTGATCAGATAAGACATATTGCAGCCATTGAACGTTATATGTATGGAGAAACCATCGCCGGAAAAAGAAGTGCCTATCCGGGATGTGGAAAAGAACTTGCCGATGGCTATGAAAACACCGTTAAATTTTTCAACGAAATGCACAGCCAGACCCTGGAAATCATCAACAGCCTTTCAGACGGGGATCTTACACGTAAATGTCTGACGCCGGCTAATAGTGAAATTTCCGTATGGAAATGGCTTCGGGCTATGATAGAACATGAAATCCATCACAGGGCAGAATTATACATCTATCTGAATCTTCTGGATGTAAAAACACCACAGATCTATGGATTTTCTGCAGAGGAAGTGCAGGAAATGAGTGTGAAATTGTAGTGTTAAAGGGAAGAAATGAAGAGTACTCAAAGGGTTGAGGTTAATTTGTATATTAGCCCATTCAAAAAATTATAATGGCCAGACCTTTTATCATTCCCCTTTTACTGTTGTTAAACAGCGCATATGCACAAACTCATTCGGAGCTTAAACCAGGAGATACCCTGAAATATTCACCACAATCTTATCAACCAACATGGATCTCAGTACAATCCGCTGATGCCAATCTGGGAGTTGCATTGTTTATGGATGGGAAAAAATTAAAAGAACAGGATGATTCCAGGGGGATAAAAAGTGTTGAACGTTTCTATTTTACTCCTGAAAAAGGAAAAAAATATGAAGTGAAAATCTGGGCCAGATCTTATCTTGAAAAAAGTAAAACCGCAAAAGTTTCTGTTACTGAGTCCAAAAACGTCCCTGTTTTGAATGGTCAGTTCACGCCTGATCAGTTTGTGGAAGATCTGAGAGCATTCCGTTCTATCAGAGAACAGGCAAATTCCGGATTGTATGTGTACAGAAGTAAAAAACAGATAGACAGTATCTACCAGCAGGCAGAAACAGAAGCAGGAAACTGTAAAAATATTTTCGATTTCTATAAAGTCATTGCCAGACTTACCGGATTTGAAGGGAGCTGTCATAATTATACAGATTTACCTAACCACGCCTCATACTATCTTACCCAGAAATCTGAATATCTGCCCATTACCCTGAAGAATATTGACGGGCGCCTGCTTCAGGATTCAAAAGATACAGCAATACCTCTTGGTGCAGAAATCCTTTCTATCAACGGAATTCCTTCAAAAGAGATGATCAGCCGCTTTTCTCAGTATTATTTTTCCGATGGATATTCAATGCCTTATAAGGAAACCACAGGTTTTGAAAGAGGAATGCTGGATAAATTTTATATAGAATTCGGAAACCATAAAAATTATGTGATCCGGTATCAATGGAATGGAGCTGTAAAGGAGATTTCCCTGCCGGGAATACCATTGGAAAAC belongs to Chryseobacterium gleum and includes:
- a CDS encoding S41 family peptidase, coding for MARPFIIPLLLLLNSAYAQTHSELKPGDTLKYSPQSYQPTWISVQSADANLGVALFMDGKKLKEQDDSRGIKSVERFYFTPEKGKKYEVKIWARSYLEKSKTAKVSVTESKNVPVLNGQFTPDQFVEDLRAFRSIREQANSGLYVYRSKKQIDSIYQQAETEAGNCKNIFDFYKVIARLTGFEGSCHNYTDLPNHASYYLTQKSEYLPITLKNIDGRLLQDSKDTAIPLGAEILSINGIPSKEMISRFSQYYFSDGYSMPYKETTGFERGMLDKFYIEFGNHKNYVIRYQWNGAVKEISLPGIPLENFKKLQESRHSLGFDKKLLSEKYSFTKEGEGIYRLSLRGFDFAAGKEDPAYKKFSIFLDQMMDTLERENIQNLIIDLRGNTGGTGALYEKVFSYLTQRPFRDSHYAYTKFNEVPLEEKLVITPLFLSNGVQDKQGLNAYLKQLYPKNVQGKYYWADDKNPSIMPNDRTFKGQLYLLVDQRVASAASHLASLIKSYTNAIVIGKETVGGYYEHNGHLPLVYELPNTGIQTGFSIVHVIQDAQNLPDQKRGQGVMPHITIHQTDQEFLDQSDVYLKKVAELRKQ
- a CDS encoding DinB family protein; translation: MEIKTVQSFIDYYGKIRERTNRIIEIVPPEHIDFTYKPGKFTIGDQIRHIAAIERYMYGETIAGKRSAYPGCGKELADGYENTVKFFNEMHSQTLEIINSLSDGDLTRKCLTPANSEISVWKWLRAMIEHEIHHRAELYIYLNLLDVKTPQIYGFSAEEVQEMSVKL
- a CDS encoding YciI family protein: MKEFALIFRLKDISDFNPSPEQIRERMAWLGSIAAQNKLVDKGNTLLPARGTAKTVKPDNIVTDGPYTEIKEFISGYIIVRAESIDEAVEMAKGNPIFKIGGNIEVREILKANK
- a CDS encoding nuclear transport factor 2 family protein; protein product: MDNTTQNTAEQFIRYLNEENFDKAESCLDPDFKFIGVLGKRDGASVYIKDMKQMKFKYEILKTFTSGEDVCFWYNINMGEKTIESSGWYQIQDGKIHTLKVLFDPRPLLDK
- a CDS encoding tetratricopeptide repeat protein, which codes for MMKTGICLCIILLGFNSITAQSAKIDTEKLLEYYETQRYADAAQYLQSIYPGETEDIKALSQIAYCNMMAGKLPEAEKNYLKINRLQPNSLPTLFSLAGINSRRGNVANAKAYLQQIIQLDSLNFSAYKQLAAYADKPESRLDYLKKANAINATDPDVAYDLSLTYSGLKQYQPAYDVLKTAIAADAENFTLQQALLPVANQLTKYPEVIETGEKLLKNHADINVMNDMGQAYFYVKDYQKCIMMYRTLEDMGVQNEGTFYYMALSYRELKDYNKAEIYAQKTIDEAISKHTTLYYAALAGIYEAKNQYNDAVTAYKRGLTFGTSNIIYYRLGLLYDLNLKQPKNAAMYYQLYLKNKPDQEKEKEQIAYAQGRIPLLK